A single Saccharolobus shibatae B12 DNA region contains:
- a CDS encoding MFS transporter, producing MGQYFVITSFTMIGLLFPVEFYSETKSLILLGVITGIYNALNALGSYIWGYLIDKTRLRKEYAVMLSLFGVVIGIVYHYNKLIAYELSGFVSALDGPIYSAILLETTPQEKLVLGNTRLSQISLAGNVTGSLLSAFYHNDYLILIFFSVSLIFNVIHIPKYDGGINYDVADRNKLLRILFIPIISYFWFNMAAEIFYTLFVPLNYLMLNPSYVIFLSYTFLYLIEEVIYSKGISVVKGREEYFMLLVTFARSLIVLSLVYIILMGLKIYEGTMLLFLVFGPLFPVYNISFFSLLIKGLKRNKATIIGIFNVSEDIANVVGGFLSGSTNNIVSGYQISFYSFALSLFLLYIYLRKPLRVSASS from the coding sequence ATGGGACAATACTTTGTCATAACGAGCTTCACAATGATAGGTCTATTATTCCCTGTAGAGTTCTATAGCGAGACTAAATCGTTGATCTTATTAGGTGTAATTACTGGGATTTATAATGCGTTAAATGCGTTAGGATCTTATATATGGGGTTATCTAATTGATAAGACGAGGTTAAGAAAGGAATACGCTGTAATGCTCTCGTTATTTGGTGTAGTTATTGGCATAGTATATCACTACAATAAATTAATTGCTTACGAATTAAGTGGATTCGTTTCAGCATTGGATGGTCCTATATATTCGGCAATACTGCTTGAAACGACTCCCCAGGAAAAATTAGTTTTGGGAAATACTAGATTATCTCAAATTTCATTAGCCGGAAATGTTACTGGTAGTTTACTTTCTGCTTTTTATCATAACGACTACCTTATACTTATATTCTTTTCAGTTTCCCTTATCTTCAATGTAATTCATATTCCTAAATATGATGGTGGGATTAATTATGATGTTGCTGATAGGAACAAATTACTTAGAATTTTATTTATTCCGATTATATCTTATTTCTGGTTTAATATGGCAGCTGAAATATTCTATACCTTATTCGTACCTTTAAACTATTTAATGTTGAATCCGTCTTACGTTATATTCCTCAGTTATACTTTCCTTTATTTAATAGAAGAAGTGATTTACAGTAAAGGAATAAGCGTGGTTAAAGGGAGGGAAGAATACTTTATGTTATTAGTAACATTTGCTAGATCATTAATAGTTTTATCGTTAGTTTACATAATTCTTATGGGATTAAAAATATATGAAGGAACTATGTTATTATTCTTGGTCTTCGGTCCATTATTTCCAGTATATAATATCTCTTTCTTCTCACTATTAATAAAGGGGTTAAAGAGAAATAAGGCAACAATTATTGGAATATTCAACGTCAGTGAAGATATAGCAAATGTTGTTGGAGGATTCTTATCGGGTTCTACTAACAATATAGTGTCTGGGTATCAAATTTCGTTCTATTCTTTCGCGCTTTCATTATTCCTACTATATATTTATTTACGCAAACCTCTACGTGTTAGTGCTTCTTCATGA